One genomic region from Spirulina subsalsa PCC 9445 encodes:
- a CDS encoding transporter substrate-binding domain-containing protein has protein sequence MKSFKTFLSLVIITFLSCLLFAACSPKTLVMGTSADYPPYEFKEQSGEIVGFDVDIARRLAAKLKFNLEIEDMNFDNLIPALTEGEVDFVMAGMSPTEERKQQVNFTEIYYKGSSILLTRRGSNFTLGDNAPGAKIGAQKGSTQASAVGKLDGVELVEMDRIGNLIQGVKENQLQGAVIEATVAETYAASNPDLDFSVPFDTGSQGSAIAFPKDSPHLESFNKALREMEENGEITELIRKWFG, from the coding sequence ATGAAATCCTTTAAAACCTTCCTGAGTTTAGTAATTATCACCTTCCTCAGTTGCTTGTTATTCGCCGCTTGTAGCCCTAAAACGCTGGTGATGGGAACATCGGCGGATTATCCTCCCTACGAATTTAAAGAACAGTCAGGGGAAATTGTGGGCTTTGATGTGGATATTGCCCGCCGACTGGCCGCAAAGTTGAAGTTCAATCTAGAAATTGAAGACATGAACTTTGATAATTTAATCCCTGCTTTGACTGAGGGTGAGGTTGATTTTGTCATGGCGGGAATGTCCCCGACGGAAGAACGAAAACAGCAAGTCAACTTTACGGAAATTTACTATAAAGGGAGCAGTATTTTATTAACTCGTCGCGGGAGTAATTTTACCCTAGGGGATAATGCACCGGGGGCGAAAATTGGGGCGCAAAAGGGATCGACTCAAGCTAGTGCTGTGGGTAAACTAGACGGGGTTGAGTTGGTGGAGATGGATCGTATTGGCAATTTAATCCAAGGGGTGAAGGAGAATCAACTTCAGGGGGCGGTGATTGAGGCAACGGTGGCTGAAACCTATGCCGCGTCTAATCCTGATCTAGATTTTAGTGTACCCTTTGACACCGGGAGTCAAGGCAGTGCGATCGCTTTCCCCAAAGATTCTCCTCATCTGGAATCTTTTAACAAGGCATTGAGGGAAATGGAGGAGAATGGAGAAATCACAGAACTGATTCGCAAATGGTTCGGGTGA
- a CDS encoding adenylate/guanylate cyclase domain-containing protein yields MFKWLTTAKLRPQLPKIPLGVVLVVPFVLQISGAVGLTGWLALRNGQRAVNDVTRQLRQEATERIQQEVRNYIEAPYLVNRINGDLVDLGRLDVGDWEGLEAYFWRQLQAFPTVNGVRFNDAEGGYLGMERLPDGSVQVAIANSTTPDTLNTYLLDSQGQQKTLLSSTPAHDRAYQVGYNEAVEAGKVTWGGIYTHQRSETLASTVNQPVYAENGELLGVFGAEFLLSEISEFLRDLYVSPSGQAFIMEPSGFLVASSTLERPFLVTYGTTLRIRATASSDRLIQASAQYLQRQFDDLAAIQQVRQLDFFLEGQRHFLQVTPLQDQQGIDWLIVVVVPEEDFMAQIHRNTRLTVLLCLAALFGSIFLGIQTSRWISRPILRLLGASQAIAQGKLNQQIKSSRIRELNILSHAFNTMSQQLTESFTILAASNEELERRVEQRTAKLAEAESELRGLFSAMIELVIVKDIEGCYLKIASANPQLLYSPMDDLIGKTEWDIFPPEQAEQFVQYIQEAIRERKTLSVEYKLALKEEEVDQSGLKNVWFAANISPISDTTVVWVARDITQRKQLEQDLYQSQNFLDSIIENLPLALFVKDVSQRFRYVIWNHAAESLYGIPAKDALGQNSYSTVNAELAAQFEAEDWAVVKERKLTIIEDESIVNVLNRKIRQRLLKVPLQNQEREVTHLLCMAEDITERKRAEETLQKNEAEFRHLVHNVNSAIVRWEASGEICFINQFGLEFFGYSEEELIGKNLIGTIVPEVDSSGLAIGQIILNARYNPEQYLLYENENMRKNGERVWVTWANQPIYNEQGELIEFLSVATDTTERRLAEEALRNEQKRSERLLLNILPAAIAQKLKQNSGAIAQQFDEVTIIFADIVGFTPLSAKMAPTELVSLLNRIFSLFDQYAEWHGLEKIKTVGDAYIAVAGLPVPKLDHAEAVVDFALDLQNAIAIFQDHDGQSLNLRIGIHTGSVVAGVIGIKKFIYDLWGDTVNVASRMESQGEPGKIQVTEAIYQCLKDKYLFECRGSLNVKGKGDMTTYWVLRRL; encoded by the coding sequence ATGTTCAAATGGCTTACTACCGCGAAATTACGCCCACAACTCCCTAAAATTCCCCTGGGGGTGGTGTTGGTTGTGCCGTTTGTGCTGCAAATTTCTGGGGCTGTGGGGCTGACGGGGTGGCTAGCTCTGCGCAATGGACAGCGAGCGGTGAATGATGTCACTCGTCAACTGCGGCAGGAAGCGACAGAACGCATTCAACAGGAGGTGAGGAATTATATTGAAGCCCCCTATTTAGTCAATCGGATTAATGGGGATTTGGTGGATTTGGGACGATTGGATGTGGGAGATTGGGAAGGCTTAGAAGCTTATTTTTGGCGACAACTGCAAGCCTTTCCGACGGTGAACGGGGTGCGCTTCAATGATGCAGAGGGGGGCTATTTGGGCATGGAGCGTTTACCCGATGGTTCCGTTCAAGTGGCGATCGCCAACTCCACCACCCCAGACACCCTGAACACCTACCTCCTCGACTCCCAAGGACAACAGAAAACCCTCCTCAGTTCTACCCCAGCCCATGACCGCGCCTATCAAGTGGGGTATAACGAAGCGGTAGAAGCGGGAAAAGTGACCTGGGGGGGGATTTATACCCATCAACGCTCTGAAACCCTCGCCAGTACCGTTAATCAGCCTGTGTATGCTGAAAATGGGGAGTTATTGGGGGTGTTTGGGGCTGAGTTTTTACTCTCGGAAATTAGCGAATTTTTGCGGGATCTCTATGTTAGTCCTTCCGGTCAAGCGTTTATCATGGAACCGTCGGGTTTTTTGGTCGCCAGTTCTACCCTAGAACGTCCTTTTCTCGTGACTTACGGCACCACCCTACGCATTCGAGCAACGGCAAGTAGCGATCGCCTCATTCAAGCCTCTGCCCAATATTTACAACGACAATTTGACGATTTAGCCGCCATTCAACAGGTTAGACAGTTGGATTTTTTCCTAGAGGGACAGCGCCATTTTTTACAAGTAACACCCTTACAAGATCAACAAGGCATTGATTGGTTAATTGTCGTTGTTGTGCCGGAGGAAGATTTTATGGCACAAATCCACCGCAATACTCGCCTGACTGTTTTACTCTGTTTAGCCGCCCTGTTTGGTTCAATTTTCCTCGGGATTCAAACTTCGCGCTGGATTAGTCGCCCCATTTTACGCCTCTTAGGAGCTAGTCAAGCGATTGCTCAAGGAAAATTGAATCAACAAATTAAATCCAGTCGCATCCGGGAATTAAATATCCTCTCCCATGCTTTTAACACCATGTCCCAACAACTCACCGAGTCTTTCACCATTTTAGCCGCCAGCAATGAGGAGTTAGAGCGACGGGTTGAACAAAGAACGGCTAAATTAGCGGAAGCAGAATCAGAACTGAGAGGGCTATTTAGTGCCATGATTGAATTAGTTATTGTTAAAGATATTGAAGGATGTTATTTAAAAATAGCCTCAGCCAATCCCCAATTACTTTATAGCCCAATGGATGATTTAATTGGCAAAACAGAATGGGATATTTTTCCCCCAGAACAAGCGGAACAGTTTGTGCAGTATATTCAAGAAGCCATCCGAGAACGTAAAACCCTTTCAGTAGAATATAAATTAGCGTTAAAGGAGGAAGAAGTAGATCAAAGTGGTTTAAAAAATGTCTGGTTTGCCGCCAATATTTCTCCCATTTCGGATACAACTGTTGTCTGGGTCGCCCGAGATATCACCCAACGGAAACAACTGGAACAAGACCTCTATCAATCGCAAAATTTCCTCGATAGTATTATTGAAAACCTACCCTTAGCTCTGTTTGTCAAAGATGTATCGCAACGCTTCCGTTATGTGATCTGGAATCATGCGGCTGAGAGTTTATATGGAATTCCCGCCAAAGATGCCCTCGGACAGAATAGTTACAGCACCGTTAATGCAGAATTGGCGGCTCAGTTTGAAGCCGAAGATTGGGCTGTGGTCAAAGAGCGTAAATTAACGATTATTGAGGACGAATCAATTGTCAATGTCTTGAATCGCAAAATTAGACAACGACTTTTAAAAGTTCCTCTACAAAATCAAGAGAGAGAAGTGACCCATCTGCTCTGTATGGCCGAGGATATTACAGAACGCAAACGAGCGGAAGAAACCCTCCAAAAAAATGAGGCAGAATTTCGCCATTTAGTCCATAATGTAAATTCGGCAATTGTACGCTGGGAGGCATCGGGTGAAATCTGTTTTATTAATCAATTTGGCTTAGAATTTTTTGGCTATTCTGAAGAGGAACTGATTGGCAAAAACTTAATTGGAACTATTGTCCCCGAGGTTGATTCATCGGGTCTTGCCATTGGACAAATTATCCTTAATGCCCGTTATAATCCTGAACAATACTTGCTTTATGAAAATGAAAATATGCGCAAAAATGGGGAGCGGGTTTGGGTGACTTGGGCGAATCAACCCATTTATAATGAACAAGGGGAACTGATCGAGTTTTTGTCGGTAGCAACGGATACAACAGAACGACGATTAGCTGAGGAAGCGCTGCGCAATGAACAAAAACGCTCTGAGCGTTTGTTGCTCAATATTTTGCCAGCCGCTATTGCCCAAAAACTTAAACAAAATTCGGGAGCTATTGCTCAACAATTTGATGAGGTAACGATTATTTTTGCTGATATTGTAGGATTTACTCCCCTTTCCGCCAAAATGGCCCCGACGGAGTTGGTCAGTTTATTAAATCGGATTTTTTCGCTGTTTGACCAATATGCAGAATGGCACGGACTGGAAAAAATTAAGACGGTGGGGGATGCCTATATTGCGGTGGCGGGGCTTCCGGTGCCAAAATTAGATCATGCCGAAGCGGTGGTTGATTTTGCCTTGGATTTGCAAAATGCGATCGCCATCTTCCAAGACCATGATGGACAATCTCTCAATCTCCGCATTGGTATCCATACTGGGTCTGTGGTGGCTGGGGTGATCGGGATTAAAAAGTTTATCTATGATTTATGGGGAGATACTGTTAATGTGGCTTCTCGTATGGAGTCCCAAGGAGAACCGGGTAAAATTCAGGTGACAGAAGCTATTTATCAATGTCTTAAAGATAAATATTTATTTGAGTGTCGGGGGAGTCTTAATGTGAAAGGAAAAGGGGATATGACGACTTATTGGGTATTGCGTCGTCTTTGA
- a CDS encoding RNA-guided endonuclease InsQ/TnpB family protein, whose protein sequence is MIVYEFKLKGEDKQYRALDEAIRTSQFIQNKCLRYWMDNKDIKVDKYALNKYCAVLAAEFPFANELNSMARQSAAERSWSAIARFYHNCKKRIKGKKGFPTFKKNCRSVEYKSSGWKLSETRKVITFSDQKGIGTLKLKGTYDLNCYDIKQIKRVRLVRRADGYYAQFVISVDVKIETQPTNQAVGIDLGLKYFIADSQGHVQSSPQFYRRAEKQLNRANRKKSKKFSRERKKAKVKQSNNYHKARNRYARKHLRVSRQRKEYCKRLAYSVIQSNDLVAYEDLNVKGLVRNRHLAKSISDAGWYTFRSWLEYFGHKYGKVTVAVPPHNTSQKCSSCGEKVKKSLSTRTHVCPYCGYVEDRGINAAINILKLGLSTVGHTGTYATGDLPSWAVGASLLSNGESVNVESPRL, encoded by the coding sequence ATGATTGTTTACGAGTTCAAGCTTAAAGGGGAAGATAAGCAATATCGGGCATTAGACGAAGCTATTCGTACTAGCCAATTCATTCAAAATAAGTGCTTGCGCTACTGGATGGATAACAAAGACATCAAGGTAGACAAGTACGCATTGAATAAATATTGTGCCGTATTGGCGGCTGAGTTTCCTTTTGCGAATGAACTCAACTCAATGGCTAGGCAATCGGCGGCGGAACGTTCTTGGTCGGCAATAGCTCGGTTTTACCACAACTGCAAGAAGAGGATTAAGGGGAAAAAAGGGTTCCCTACATTTAAAAAGAATTGCCGTTCAGTTGAATACAAATCATCTGGATGGAAGCTTTCAGAGACGAGAAAAGTGATTACATTTTCAGACCAGAAAGGAATCGGTACTCTGAAGCTAAAGGGGACTTACGATCTTAACTGCTATGACATCAAACAAATTAAGCGAGTGCGATTAGTGCGACGTGCTGACGGTTACTATGCTCAATTTGTAATTAGTGTTGATGTTAAGATTGAGACTCAACCAACAAATCAAGCTGTTGGTATTGATTTGGGATTAAAATACTTCATTGCCGACAGTCAAGGCCATGTGCAATCTTCACCCCAGTTTTACCGTCGAGCAGAAAAGCAGTTAAATCGTGCTAATCGTAAGAAGTCCAAGAAGTTTAGTCGAGAGCGAAAAAAGGCCAAGGTTAAACAATCGAACAATTACCACAAAGCTAGAAATAGATATGCCCGGAAGCATTTAAGGGTAAGTAGGCAGCGAAAAGAGTATTGCAAGAGACTAGCATACTCCGTTATCCAATCTAACGATTTGGTGGCCTATGAAGATTTGAATGTCAAAGGGCTGGTTAGAAATCGACATCTAGCGAAATCAATTAGTGATGCGGGTTGGTACACTTTCCGCAGTTGGTTAGAATACTTTGGGCATAAATATGGGAAGGTAACTGTTGCAGTTCCTCCCCATAACACAAGTCAAAAATGCTCTAGCTGTGGCGAAAAAGTGAAAAAATCTTTGTCTACTAGAACCCATGTTTGTCCTTATTGTGGGTATGTGGAAGACAGAGGTATCAATGCCGCTATCAATATCTTGAAATTAGGACTCAGTACGGTAGGGCATACCGGAACTTACGCTACAGGAGATTTGCCCTCTTGGGCAGTTGGCGCAAGCCTGCTGTCTAACGGCGAGTCGGTGAATGTAGAATCCCCACGCCTTTAG